One window of Dechloromonas sp. ZY10 genomic DNA carries:
- the minE gene encoding cell division topological specificity factor MinE: MSLLSLLFGNKPKSAQVAKERLQLIIAHERDGGGNANFLPELQRELIAVISKYVKINQDDIRVSLEKQDRYEVLEVNIVLPEKD, from the coding sequence ATGTCCCTGCTCTCCCTGCTCTTCGGCAACAAGCCAAAATCCGCCCAGGTGGCGAAGGAGCGCTTGCAACTGATCATCGCCCACGAACGCGATGGCGGCGGCAACGCCAATTTTCTGCCCGAACTGCAACGCGAACTGATCGCAGTGATCTCGAAATACGTCAAGATCAACCAGGACGACATCCGCGTGTCGCTGGAAAAGCAGGACCGCTACGAGGTCCTGGAAGTCAATATCGTGCTACCGGAAAAGGACTGA
- a CDS encoding electron transfer flavoprotein-ubiquinone oxidoreductase — translation MRTDRDAMEYDVVIVGGGPSGLAAAIRVKQLAEEAGREVSVCLLEKGSEIGAHILSGAVLEPRALAELFPDWQERGAPLNTPAGEDRLLYLSEGGSFKLPTPPQMSNHGNYIISLGNLCRWLGEQAEALGVEIYPGFAAAEVLYHEDGSVKGVATGDMGLGKDGQPSHSFQPGMELHAKQTIFAEGCRGSLTKDLWAKFNLREGVDPQTYGIGIKELWEIDPAKHQPGLIVHTVGWPLQSDTYGGSFLYHLENNLVAVGMVVGLDYKNPWLSPYEEFQRYKTHPSIRAYFEGARRISYGARALSEGGYQSIPKLTFPGGLLVGDTAGFLNVPKIKGTHMAMKSGMVAAEAVFAHLAVENAGSEATAYGEQIKQSWLWDELYRVRNIRPAFKWGLWGALAYGAIDTYVFGGKAPWTLHHHEDHTQLGDKNSHPKIDYPKPDGKLTFDRLSSVFLSATNHEENQPSHLRLKDESVPISVNYARFGAPETRYCPAGVYEILGEEEGQPRLQINAQNCLHCKTCDIKDPTQNIMWTVPEGGGGPNYPNM, via the coding sequence ATGCGTACTGATCGCGATGCGATGGAATACGACGTCGTGATCGTCGGTGGTGGCCCTTCGGGGCTGGCTGCGGCGATCCGCGTCAAACAACTGGCGGAAGAAGCCGGCCGCGAGGTTTCGGTGTGCCTGCTGGAAAAGGGCTCCGAAATCGGTGCGCATATCCTTTCCGGCGCGGTGCTTGAGCCGCGTGCGCTGGCCGAGCTCTTCCCCGACTGGCAGGAACGCGGTGCACCGCTGAACACGCCGGCCGGTGAAGACCGCCTGCTCTATCTCAGCGAAGGTGGCTCGTTCAAGCTGCCGACGCCGCCGCAGATGAGCAACCACGGCAACTACATCATCAGCCTCGGCAACCTCTGCCGCTGGCTGGGTGAGCAGGCCGAAGCCCTCGGCGTCGAAATCTATCCCGGCTTTGCTGCGGCCGAAGTCCTCTATCACGAGGACGGTTCGGTCAAGGGCGTGGCCACCGGCGACATGGGGCTGGGCAAGGACGGGCAACCGTCGCACAGCTTCCAGCCGGGGATGGAACTGCACGCCAAGCAGACGATTTTTGCCGAGGGCTGCCGTGGCTCCTTGACCAAGGACCTGTGGGCCAAATTCAATCTGCGCGAAGGCGTCGATCCGCAAACCTACGGCATCGGCATCAAGGAACTGTGGGAGATCGACCCGGCCAAGCATCAGCCTGGCCTGATCGTGCACACCGTCGGTTGGCCGCTGCAGAGCGATACCTACGGCGGCTCCTTCCTCTATCACCTGGAAAACAACCTGGTCGCGGTCGGGATGGTGGTCGGTCTCGACTACAAAAACCCGTGGCTGTCGCCCTACGAAGAATTCCAGCGTTACAAGACGCATCCGTCGATTCGCGCTTACTTCGAAGGTGCCCGCCGGATTTCCTACGGCGCCCGTGCTCTGTCCGAAGGCGGTTACCAGTCGATTCCCAAGCTGACCTTCCCGGGCGGCCTGCTGGTCGGCGACACCGCCGGCTTCCTCAACGTGCCCAAGATCAAGGGCACGCACATGGCGATGAAGTCGGGGATGGTCGCGGCCGAAGCGGTCTTTGCCCACCTCGCCGTTGAAAATGCCGGCAGCGAAGCCACTGCCTACGGCGAGCAGATCAAGCAAAGCTGGTTGTGGGACGAGTTGTATCGAGTGCGCAACATCCGCCCGGCCTTTAAGTGGGGCTTGTGGGGCGCGCTGGCCTACGGTGCCATCGACACCTACGTCTTTGGCGGCAAGGCGCCGTGGACCCTGCATCATCACGAGGATCACACGCAGCTCGGCGACAAGAACAGTCATCCGAAGATCGACTATCCCAAGCCGGACGGCAAGCTGACCTTCGACCGCCTGTCGTCGGTGTTCCTGTCGGCGACCAACCACGAGGAAAACCAGCCCAGCCATTTGCGGCTCAAGGACGAGTCGGTGCCGATCAGCGTGAACTACGCCCGCTTCGGCGCACCGGAAACCCGTTACTGCCCGGCCGGGGTTTATGAAATCCTCGGCGAGGAAGAAGGCCAGCCGCGCTTGCAGATCAACGCCCAGAATTGCCTGCACTGCAAGACCTGCGACATCAAGGACCCGACCCAGAACATCATGTGGACGGTACCCGAAGGTGGCGGCGGTCCGAACTATCCGAACATGTAA